The genome window AATTCCACTCCGATTGCCTTGAGATGAGGTAACCCTCCGCTTGAATGGCGAATATTCCTCGCGATCGACCGAGCAGCAGCAATATCCGTTGAGTGAAGGTTCACATTATAGGCGATCAGGGGAAGGCGTGCGCCGATCGCGATCGCTCCCGCACTCTGATGAAGTCGAGCTGGGCCGAAGTCCGGCGTCCAATCGGGATCAGAAGCCATGCGGAAGGCTAAGCCTTCGAGTCCTCCGCGTCGAAGGGCCTCCAGTGGGGCACGGTTCGGGTGAGCTGCCGCACGCTCGTACAAGAAGACCGGGATCTGGAGCTCGCGTCCAACTCGATCTCCCAGTTGCTTGGCGAGCTGGGCGCAGTCTTGCATCGTTGTGTCTTTGATGGGTATGAACGGCACCACGTCCGTCGCTCCGATGCGAGGATGGACGCCGCCATGGGTACGCAGATCAATCAGGTCGGTGGCGACTTGAATCGCGCGAAAGGCGGCCTCGACCATGACCGCAGGGGGCCCGCAGAACGTCAACACGGCTCGATGGTGATCCGTGTCCATTGAGTGGTCCAGCAGTACCACGCCCGCGGTCGATGTCACGGCATCGATCAGCGCCTGAATCGTCGCTTGATTCCGGCCTTCACTAAAGTTGGGAACGCACTCGATGAGTTGCTGCATGTCACCGTCATGAGTCCACATGAAAAAGCCGGAGGACTAACCATCGTCCTTCCGGCTTTCGTGCTCTCCGAGTCTTTGAACGATCAGACTACTTGGTTTTCTTAACAAAAGCCTTGTAGATCCGGCCCGACTTCGCCTGTTCCTCTTCCAAGCCCATCATTTGATGGCCAGTGGTCTCACACCAGGCTGGCATGTCTTTCTTGATGCCCTCATCGTCCGAGACGACTTCCAAGACCTGCCCCAAGGCCAGCTCTTTTATTTTTTTGGACGTCAGGATGATTGGCATCGGACAGAAGTAACCCAAGGTATCAAGTTTGACATCGGCTTGCATCATCAACGTCCTCTCGCTTCAGTTGACGGTTCAGATGAATAGGTTGACGCTGCCTTGCTTGGCTTCCGCCAAATAGGTCGTCACGCCGGCGAACTGATCGATGCCGTCCACCAGTGTATCTTTGGTAATGCCCATGAGACCCATCGTCGTGGTACAGGCGATAAATCGCACACCTAGATCAAGGGCGGTCTGCATCAGCTCCGGAACTCCCGGCATCCTATTTTGCTTCATGACTTTCTGCATCATCTTGGTGCCGATCCCCCCAAAATGGAAGCGGGATAGGGGGAGCGTGTCGGCACCGCCTTTGTTGAGCAGACCAAACATCCGTCGGAGCCAATCTTTTGCGGAACTGGTTGCTCCTCTTCGCCGAATGGCATTCAGCCCCCAAAATGTAAAAAACACCGTCACGCGCATGCCCATGGCGGCGGCACCTGTCGCGATAATAAACGCGGCCATCGCGCGATCGAGATCACCGCTCAGTAACACGATCGTGACGCCCTCCGGCTTCGATTCCTGTAGTTGTGCCAACGTCGCCGTTGGCTCAATTTGAGTCGCTATCATCAGGTCACCTCTCTATCGATCAGAGCCCCCGATAAGGCTCGGAATGTTCTTCATAAAGAGAATAGTATGTGATTGTTTGGGGTGTCAAGGAACAGGATAACTATGCGTCCTTTGCCCCTTGCTTGACCTAGTCCGTTACCCCCAGTATAGTCGTGTCGATTGCCATGATGCCTAGCGACAGGGTCTCCTACCTTGCGAATGACCGAACAGCCATCAAGTGAAAGCACGGTTTCGAGGAGTGCTCCCCTCTTTGGATTTTGGTATCCGGCTATGCCGAGTCATACCTTGTGTTCGGGGACGATGAAGGCACTCCAGATGTTGGGAGTGCCGATCTTGCTGTGCCGTGATCGGACCGGCACTCTATCGGCCATGCGTGATATCTGTCCTCACCGGGGGATGCCCTTGTCGTTCGGCCGATTCGACGGTGAGCGAGTGGAATGCCCCTATCATGGTTGGCAATTCGATACAAAGGGGCGTTGTCAGCGCATTCCGGCTCTTCCAGATGAACCCATTCTGAAGACCGATAAGATCGGCATTGCCACGTATCCGGCGGAGGAAACCGATGGGATGATTTGGTTATATCTCGCCGATGAACGTGGAAACCTCGATCCTTTACCGCCGGTTCCACGTATGCCGTTTCCCTCTGAACCTCGACAAACCTTTCACATTTCGTTGACTTACACCTGCACGGCTGACGACGGCATCATCGGCCTGATCGATCCCGTCCATGGTCCCTATGTCCATTCCTGGTGGCGCAGTGATGCCCGAATGCACGAGAAAACCAAAATTTTTGAGCCGATTCCGAACGGTTTTCGGATGACCGCTCATCGGCCTGCCAAGAACAGCGGTCCGTTTCATTGGATCGAACGGATCTACGGAGGACCGCTCAGCACGACCATCGATTTCGTACTGCCGAATCAACGGATTGAGTTCATGCAATGCGGAACGGCGTGGCTGGCCAATCGATTGATGGCAACCCCTGTGTCAGAGATGGAGTGTCGGATCGATTTTTCAGCCTATTGGCGCGGCCTGCATTGGTTGCCGTTTGGAAATTTGATCTTTCGGACGTTGACGAAAATATTTTTGGGGCAGGATGAACGAGCGATGAAGCACCTTGCGGTGGGCCTCCGTCACAAGCCCTCGTCAATGTTCCTTGGCGATGCCGACATGCCTGCCAAATGGTACTACAAGCTCAAGGCTGCCCATCTTGAGTCGGTACAGACGGGACGACCCTTCGAACATCCCCTCAAAGAACGAGTGACGCTTCGCTGGCGTAGCTGAACCATTTGGCTCGTTGAAACATCCTCATCACGGCAGGG of Nitrospira sp. contains these proteins:
- a CDS encoding sulfurtransferase TusA family protein produces the protein MMQADVKLDTLGYFCPMPIILTSKKIKELALGQVLEVVSDDEGIKKDMPAWCETTGHQMMGLEEEQAKSGRIYKAFVKKTK
- a CDS encoding DsrE/DsrF/DrsH-like family protein, whose protein sequence is MIATQIEPTATLAQLQESKPEGVTIVLLSGDLDRAMAAFIIATGAAAMGMRVTVFFTFWGLNAIRRRGATSSAKDWLRRMFGLLNKGGADTLPLSRFHFGGIGTKMMQKVMKQNRMPGVPELMQTALDLGVRFIACTTTMGLMGITKDTLVDGIDQFAGVTTYLAEAKQGSVNLFI
- a CDS encoding Rieske 2Fe-2S domain-containing protein; amino-acid sequence: MTEQPSSESTVSRSAPLFGFWYPAMPSHTLCSGTMKALQMLGVPILLCRDRTGTLSAMRDICPHRGMPLSFGRFDGERVECPYHGWQFDTKGRCQRIPALPDEPILKTDKIGIATYPAEETDGMIWLYLADERGNLDPLPPVPRMPFPSEPRQTFHISLTYTCTADDGIIGLIDPVHGPYVHSWWRSDARMHEKTKIFEPIPNGFRMTAHRPAKNSGPFHWIERIYGGPLSTTIDFVLPNQRIEFMQCGTAWLANRLMATPVSEMECRIDFSAYWRGLHWLPFGNLIFRTLTKIFLGQDERAMKHLAVGLRHKPSSMFLGDADMPAKWYYKLKAAHLESVQTGRPFEHPLKERVTLRWRS